Genomic segment of Nostoc sp. TCL240-02:
ATTCTTTCAGGCGATTGGGAATATAGTAAATTAACTGAGTATTTTGTTTAAAAAATTGCCCTAATCCATCCCAAAGTACAGATGTGGCGGTAATCCCATCAGCATCAAAGTCTCCCCAGATGGCAATTTTTTCTTTGGCGTTATATGCTTGTTGCAACCGGGCGATCGCTAAGTCCATTTCTTGCCCAAACTCAAAGGGACTCGCTGGTTGATAAGTTTTGTAGTTAATAAAAGCTGTTAATTGTTGATTATCTTTAATTCCCCGTTGCCACAACAATTGTGCTGCATATATTCCACTTGATAGGGGTGTATGCTGTTTCACCGCTTGGATGAACCAGTCCGGGGGTTGTTCGGTTGCTGCTATAGTCCACTGTTGTTGTTCTGGCATTGTTAAATCGGGGATTGATCCTCAGTTGTTTGAGATTCACTTACTAGGGGATTGATGATTACTTCATTGGTGACGCTATCAGCTTTGCGGGCGCGAATTGCTGGGCGCGTAGGCGTAGCCCGTCGTAGACATCGCTTGTAACCGGCTCTTTCAGCTTTTTGGTGTTCGTAATCAATCAATCTGCCATAGTATTCATGCTTGCTTAAATTCATCGACAAAAAAATATGCTGGCGAGTATTACCAAAACCCTTGCGGTTAAAAAACTTTAAGGCTGAAGTATTGGTGGGATCGGTATCTACCAGCATGAACCGCGCCCCATCTTCAATCATCCGGGCGACGACTTTATCCACCAACTTGTCTGCTACTCCCCGACGCTGATACTTTGGACTAACTCCCAACCATAAAATGTATCCATAAGTCCAGGATGCTTTGGTAATGATGGTTCCTAAAATGAATCCTGCTAATTCCCCGTCTGTTTCCGCTACGAGGCAATATTCAGGATCGGTATTGTAAAGTCCAATCACCTCCCATTCATCCCACGTGCGGTATAAATAAGGATATAAATCGCTGGTAAATAACCCTTCTCCCAAGTGGTAAACGGGAGCAATGTCATCAATTTCTAATTCGCGGACATAAATGGCTTCAGTTTCGTCAAAGTTTGACATAAATTTAGAAGTTGTGATTTTTTTATATCCCTATTGGACTTGACAAACATCCTTTAATAGACATCTTCAGAAATTAAATATACGTTATTCAGAACCCTTGTAGAGACGCGAAATTGTACTTCGTCCCGCTACGCTAACGCGTCCTACATTCTTTTTCGGAGATGTCTAATGTATGGGGTTGAGTGATACTTCTTGAATGCTGTCAAAATTTGGCAATGAGTTTTTCACTGCTTCTTCAGAAACTTGTGTGCTTAGTTTACCGCCGTAGGTATCGCACCGTTTGGCAAACTGACAATAATCACAGGTTTTGCTACCCTCCACAACTTGAGGAAACTGCTGGTTATTTTGGTAATCTTCCAACAAATTAGTTAACTGGCTTAACAGTTGATTAAGTTTTTTTGCTATTTGTGTGTGTTGAGCAGTACTGTAATTAAATTTAATATTTTGCGGTTTACCCTCAGATTGGACAAACCAGTAAGTCATCGAAATATTTTCTGGCAAATAATCGCTAGTTTCTGCCAATACATATAGATAAAGCCGTGTTTGCCAGTTTGACTCTAACTTGCGTTTATTGGGTGGTTTAGGATAAGTTTTCCAGTCGAGTATTTGTGCTTGTTGGTTATCTGCAATCAATAAATCATAGACAACCGTCAGTAAATAGTCCTGAACTTGCAGGGTGCGGTAGTGTTCACTTTCACGGAAAGTTTGATTATCAGATGCAGGCGTTAAAATTTCTGGGGCTGCATCGGCAAAAGCTAGCATCCAGCTTTGCAGTTTAGCATCTGCTTGCAAAAAACCATCAATTGGCAAACCCATTTCTCGCTGCTGCATTAGCAAGTGAAAACGACTACCCAAAGTTTGCCGTTCTTCTTGTTCTGGATTTGAGGGCGAATTGAGTTTTTCTAGATAGGTATGTTGAAATTTACGCGGACAAACTTTTAGTAAGTTGAGTTGTCCTTGAGACAGTCGCA
This window contains:
- a CDS encoding PD-(D/E)XK nuclease family protein encodes the protein MLSTPTQLLRLSQGQLNLLKVCPRKFQHTYLEKLNSPSNPEQEERQTLGSRFHLLMQQREMGLPIDGFLQADAKLQSWMLAFADAAPEILTPASDNQTFRESEHYRTLQVQDYLLTVVYDLLIADNQQAQILDWKTYPKPPNKRKLESNWQTRLYLYVLAETSDYLPENISMTYWFVQSEGKPQNIKFNYSTAQHTQIAKKLNQLLSQLTNLLEDYQNNQQFPQVVEGSKTCDYCQFAKRCDTYGGKLSTQVSEEAVKNSLPNFDSIQEVSLNPIH
- a CDS encoding GNAT family N-acetyltransferase; its protein translation is MSNFDETEAIYVRELEIDDIAPVYHLGEGLFTSDLYPYLYRTWDEWEVIGLYNTDPEYCLVAETDGELAGFILGTIITKASWTYGYILWLGVSPKYQRRGVADKLVDKVVARMIEDGARFMLVDTDPTNTSALKFFNRKGFGNTRQHIFLSMNLSKHEYYGRLIDYEHQKAERAGYKRCLRRATPTRPAIRARKADSVTNEVIINPLVSESQTTEDQSPI